One genomic window of Azospirillum sp. TSH100 includes the following:
- a CDS encoding indolepyruvate ferredoxin oxidoreductase family protein, whose translation MAASTVSLATVSLEDKYALEQGRVYLTGTQALVRLPMMQRQRDLAAGLNTGCFISGYRGSPLGGFDQNLWNARKFLEKNHIRFQPGVNEELGATAVWGSQQVGMFKGAKYDGVFAMWYGKGPGVDRSGDVFKHANAAGTSKHGGVLVLTGDDHNCKSSTFPHQSEHAYMHAMIPVLNPSGVQEILDYGLIGWQMSRYSGCWIAMKTIAETVDTSASVYIDPHRVSPVVPTDFELPPGGLNIRWPDPPLEQEYRLMKHKLYAALAFARANKLDRVVMESPRPRFGIVTTGKSYLDVRQAFDELGITEEMAADWGITVYKVGMPWPLERDGVRHFAEGLEEIVVVEEKRAVIENQLKEQLYNWNPDVRPKVVGKFDEQGEWILPSAGELTPAQIAVVIGRRLQRFIENETLARRIAFLDAQEKQKAHVARVVRKPTFCSGCPHNTSTVVPEGSRALGGIGCHYMATWLDRSTDTFTQMGGEGVPWVGQAAFTDEKHIFANLGDGTYFHSGVLAIRQAIAAKVNITYKILFNDAVAMTGGQPFDGSLTVQSIAHVLRAEGVQRITVVSDEPEKYGIGNGLPQFTTVEHRDDLDRVQKEMREVPGVSVLIYDQTCATEKRRRRKRGKMVDPAKRVVINELVCEGCGDCSAKSSCVSVIPQETEFGRKRQIDQSSCNKDYSCTKGFCPSFVTVEGGQLRKPKPAAAKSADGAGLPAPAMPAYDKTWSLYVTGVGGTGVVTIGALLGMAAHIEGKGVGVLDMTGLAQKGGAVTSHIRIANKPEDIHSVRIAAGGADAVLGCDLIVAAAGDGLSKMTAGRTRAVINTHDSITADFIKKPDMVIPVRDLVGDIRKACGGEGNVDAFDATKLATALLGDSLYANPFLMGYAWQKGLIPLSEESILKAIELNGVAVKLNLDAFQWGRRAAVDLASVEAAAKPQEVAPTAQSLLLDQRRPSASLDEVIERRHRFLVDYQDAAYAARFHALVDWTRRTEQQKVPGSTALTEAVARAHFKLMAYKDEYEVARLYTDSGFVENVQRMFEGDWKLTFHMAPPVMGETGEDGAEPKKKSFGPWMLPVLRLLAKGKRLRGTRLDPFGRTAERRQERALIAEYEAVVGELLNGLTAERLELAVEIAKLPMEMRGYGPVKARNVSVAKAKEAKLLEAFRAPVAAPQPLAAE comes from the coding sequence ATGGCGGCCTCAACCGTATCGCTGGCAACTGTCTCGTTGGAAGACAAGTACGCGCTCGAACAGGGCCGTGTTTACCTCACCGGCACCCAGGCGCTGGTGCGCCTGCCGATGATGCAGCGCCAGCGCGACCTCGCCGCCGGGCTGAACACCGGCTGCTTCATTTCCGGCTATCGCGGTTCGCCGCTGGGCGGCTTCGACCAGAATCTGTGGAACGCCCGCAAGTTCCTGGAAAAGAACCACATCCGGTTCCAGCCCGGCGTGAACGAGGAGCTGGGCGCCACCGCCGTCTGGGGCAGCCAGCAGGTCGGCATGTTCAAGGGCGCCAAATATGACGGCGTCTTCGCCATGTGGTACGGCAAGGGCCCCGGCGTCGACCGCTCCGGCGACGTGTTCAAGCATGCCAACGCGGCGGGTACGTCGAAGCACGGCGGCGTGCTGGTGCTGACCGGCGACGACCACAACTGCAAGTCCTCCACCTTCCCGCACCAGTCCGAACACGCCTACATGCACGCGATGATCCCGGTGCTGAACCCGTCGGGGGTGCAGGAGATCCTGGATTACGGCCTGATCGGCTGGCAGATGAGCCGCTATTCCGGCTGCTGGATCGCCATGAAGACGATCGCGGAGACGGTGGACACCTCCGCGTCGGTCTACATCGATCCGCACCGCGTCTCCCCCGTCGTCCCGACCGATTTCGAGCTTCCGCCGGGCGGCCTGAACATCCGCTGGCCCGACCCGCCGCTGGAGCAGGAATACCGGCTGATGAAGCACAAGCTGTACGCCGCCCTGGCGTTCGCGCGTGCCAACAAGCTGGACCGGGTGGTGATGGAGAGCCCGCGACCGCGCTTCGGCATCGTCACCACCGGCAAGAGCTATCTCGACGTCCGGCAGGCCTTCGACGAACTGGGCATCACCGAGGAGATGGCCGCCGATTGGGGCATCACCGTCTACAAGGTCGGCATGCCCTGGCCGCTGGAGCGCGACGGCGTCCGCCACTTCGCCGAGGGTCTGGAAGAGATCGTCGTGGTCGAGGAGAAGCGCGCGGTCATCGAGAACCAGCTGAAGGAACAGCTCTACAACTGGAACCCCGACGTCCGCCCGAAGGTGGTCGGCAAGTTCGACGAGCAGGGCGAGTGGATCCTGCCGAGCGCCGGCGAACTGACCCCGGCGCAGATCGCCGTGGTGATCGGCCGCCGCCTGCAACGCTTCATCGAGAACGAGACCCTCGCCCGCCGCATCGCCTTCCTCGACGCGCAGGAGAAGCAGAAGGCCCATGTGGCGCGCGTGGTGCGCAAGCCGACCTTCTGTTCCGGCTGCCCGCACAACACCTCCACCGTCGTGCCGGAGGGCAGCCGGGCGCTGGGCGGCATCGGCTGCCATTACATGGCGACGTGGCTCGACCGCTCGACCGACACCTTCACCCAGATGGGCGGCGAAGGCGTACCGTGGGTCGGGCAAGCCGCCTTCACCGACGAGAAGCACATCTTCGCCAATCTGGGCGACGGCACCTATTTCCATTCCGGCGTGCTGGCGATCCGGCAGGCCATCGCCGCCAAGGTGAACATCACCTACAAAATCCTCTTCAACGACGCGGTCGCCATGACCGGCGGCCAGCCCTTCGACGGCTCGCTGACCGTGCAGTCCATTGCTCATGTCCTGCGGGCGGAGGGCGTGCAGCGCATCACCGTCGTCAGCGACGAGCCGGAGAAATACGGCATCGGCAACGGCCTGCCGCAATTCACCACCGTCGAGCATCGCGACGACCTCGACCGCGTGCAGAAGGAGATGCGCGAGGTTCCCGGCGTCAGCGTCCTGATCTATGACCAGACCTGCGCCACCGAGAAGCGCCGCCGCCGCAAGCGCGGCAAGATGGTCGACCCGGCCAAGCGCGTGGTGATCAACGAGCTGGTCTGCGAAGGCTGCGGCGACTGTTCCGCCAAGTCGTCCTGCGTGTCGGTGATCCCGCAGGAGACCGAGTTCGGCCGCAAGCGCCAGATCGACCAGTCGAGCTGCAACAAGGATTATTCCTGCACCAAGGGCTTCTGCCCCAGCTTCGTGACGGTCGAGGGTGGACAGCTGCGCAAGCCGAAGCCGGCGGCGGCGAAGTCGGCGGACGGCGCTGGGCTGCCCGCCCCCGCCATGCCCGCTTACGACAAGACCTGGAGCCTGTATGTCACCGGCGTCGGCGGCACCGGCGTCGTCACCATCGGCGCGCTGCTGGGTATGGCCGCCCACATCGAGGGCAAGGGCGTCGGCGTGCTCGACATGACCGGGCTGGCGCAGAAGGGCGGCGCCGTCACCAGCCACATCCGCATCGCCAACAAACCGGAGGATATCCACTCCGTCCGCATCGCCGCCGGCGGAGCCGACGCGGTGCTGGGTTGCGACCTGATCGTCGCGGCGGCGGGCGACGGGCTGTCGAAGATGACCGCCGGCCGCACCCGCGCGGTCATCAACACCCATGACAGCATCACCGCCGACTTCATCAAGAAGCCGGACATGGTGATCCCGGTCCGCGATCTGGTCGGGGACATCCGCAAGGCCTGCGGCGGCGAGGGCAATGTCGACGCCTTCGACGCGACCAAGCTCGCCACCGCTCTGCTCGGCGACAGCCTGTACGCCAACCCCTTCCTGATGGGCTATGCCTGGCAGAAGGGCCTGATCCCGCTGAGCGAGGAATCGATCCTCAAGGCGATCGAGCTGAACGGCGTGGCGGTGAAGCTGAACCTCGACGCCTTCCAGTGGGGCCGCCGCGCCGCCGTCGATCTGGCATCGGTGGAAGCCGCCGCGAAGCCGCAGGAGGTGGCGCCGACCGCCCAGTCGCTGCTGCTCGACCAGCGCCGCCCATCCGCCAGCCTGGACGAGGTGATCGAGCGCCGCCACCGCTTCCTGGTCGATTACCAGGACGCCGCCTATGCCGCCCGCTTCCACGCGCTGGTCGACTGGACCCGCCGGACGGAACAGCAGAAGGTCCCCGGCTCCACCGCGCTGACCGAAGCGGTCGCCCGCGCCCACTTCAAGCTGATGGCCTACAAGGACGAGTATGAGGTGGCGCGGCTCTACACCGACAGCGGCTTCGTCGAAAATGTCCAGCGGATGTTCGAGGGCGACTGGAAGCTGACCTTCCACATGGCCCCGCCGGTGATGGGCGAGACCGGCGAGGACGGGGCTGAGCCGAAGAAGAAGAGCTTCGGCCCGTGGATGCTGCCGGTCCTGCGCCTGCTGGCCAAGGGCAAGCGCCTGCGCGGCACCC